In the Acidobacteriota bacterium genome, one interval contains:
- a CDS encoding NAD-dependent epimerase/dehydratase family protein has protein sequence MMRKPVVLITGAGGEIGHGLITRLAASGRQRIVTLDLTRLDSSIGSLVTREFTGSILDNALLERILSEFEIDLVFHLAALLSTRSEFTPVMAHQVNVEGTLSLLEFAQKEGESHGRPVVFVYPSSIAAYGLPDADTRKAAGRVNEDQYTTPTTMYGCNKLYCELLGTYYARHYKQLSAAPAASRVDFRAIRFPGLISAATLPSGGTSDFAPEMLHAAARGEAYDCFVRPDTRIPFMAMPDAVEALLKLAAAPRWELTRTAYNIGAFNPSAEEVRARVLDAFPGAQIGFEVDTKRQGIVDTWPEDVDDSAARADWGFSPAYDVARAFDEYLLPAIRARYA, from the coding sequence ATGATGCGCAAACCCGTCGTCCTCATCACCGGCGCGGGCGGGGAGATCGGCCACGGCCTGATCACCCGTCTCGCCGCCTCCGGCCGTCAACGCATCGTCACGCTCGACCTGACGCGGCTCGACTCGTCGATCGGCTCGCTCGTCACGCGCGAGTTCACGGGCTCGATCCTCGACAACGCGCTGCTCGAGCGCATCCTGTCCGAGTTCGAGATCGACCTCGTCTTCCACCTGGCGGCCCTGCTCTCGACTCGGTCCGAGTTCACGCCCGTGATGGCGCACCAGGTCAACGTGGAAGGCACGCTCTCGCTGCTGGAGTTCGCGCAGAAGGAAGGCGAGTCGCACGGGCGCCCCGTCGTCTTCGTGTATCCGTCGAGCATCGCCGCATACGGCTTGCCTGACGCGGACACGCGCAAGGCCGCCGGGCGCGTCAACGAAGACCAGTACACGACGCCGACGACGATGTACGGGTGCAACAAGCTGTATTGCGAACTGCTCGGCACGTACTACGCGCGACACTACAAGCAACTGTCGGCGGCGCCGGCGGCGAGCCGCGTCGACTTCCGCGCGATTCGCTTCCCGGGATTGATCTCGGCGGCCACGCTGCCCTCGGGCGGTACGTCAGACTTCGCGCCCGAGATGCTGCACGCGGCGGCGCGCGGGGAAGCCTACGACTGCTTCGTGCGCCCCGACACGCGCATTCCGTTCATGGCGATGCCTGATGCGGTGGAGGCGCTGCTGAAACTGGCCGCCGCACCGCGGTGGGAGCTCACGCGGACGGCGTACAACATCGGCGCGTTCAATCCGTCGGCCGAAGAGGTGCGCGCGCGCGTGCTCGACGCCTTCCCCGGCGCGCAGATCGGGTTCGAAGTCGACACCAAGCGACAGGGCATCGTCGACACGTGGCCGGAGGACGTGGATGACTCCGCGGCGCGTGCCGATTGGGGGTTCTCGCCGGCGTACGACGTCGCCCGCGCCTTCGACGAGTACCTGCTGCCCGCCATCCGCGCCCGGTACGCCTGA